A region of the Phaseolus vulgaris cultivar G19833 chromosome 11, P. vulgaris v2.0, whole genome shotgun sequence genome:
ACTTAACTAAGAGAATATAATGAAATGGTGACCCTATAGGGAATATGTGGTGATCCACACTTTAGTTCCTGCACATACCCAGGGAAACTTTTTCTGGAAATGGGAAGTGAGTGTTCGTGTTGGTTGTAATGGGGTATGAGCTGGGGACAAAGCGGTTTAATTGAGGTATTTAGAGGCCATGAGTTTAGAGCACTATGAAGTGGGCACAAAATTCACTCAactaagaatatcatcaaatgGTGACCCTATagggaatatgtggtgacccacattacaCTTTGTGCACAACCCCAGTGAAAATTTTTCCTAGATATGGGAAGTGAGTGTCCGTGTTGGTGAAGGGTGGGCCATGAGGTGGAGAGAAAGTGGGTTAAATGGGTTCTTTAGAACCCATGAGTGTAGGAAAGTGCAAACTAACCACaaaattcactcaacttagaCAGTTGTAGAATGTGGTGACCCTAGagggaatatgtggtgacccacattatAGTTCTATGACAGAGGCAGGGTAATTTCATCTTAAAATGTTAGGTTTTTTGTGTTATTAGTTAGTGTGGGGTGGGGAATAATGTAAGGTTTTTGCCCTTCATATGTTCCTTGTGTTGACCCAAAGTCAGTTTATTGCAAAAGCACATTTACAGAATACATTAACTATggattatttgattttttaaaaattgatgttCTTTGATTATTGTTTGGTTTTGAATAACGTATTCAATGttgctttttttttatgttttgtagGATATAATGACAAGTGAAGAAAGTAGTCATGCAAAATCTTTTGTGGATGATAAAGTTTGATTTCAAATATGCTTAATTTTGTTGGGCATATGATGACTTCACATTCTTAGTAAAGTGTACACACTTTTATAAATGCAGGTCTTTAGGCATTATTGCAGGCCTAAATTTTTGGGAAGTTTGAACAAAACCTTAAGTGATAAAGAAAAGTTTATTATTCAGTCAACCCCCTTTGGTTGGCTAATTGTGTTGGATGGGAACCTGAAATTGAGTCGCTGCCTTTTAAGGGAGTTATGTACTAGGTGGGTGGAGAGAAGTCATGGTTTTGTAGTCAGCTCTAGAGCTGTCTCATTTACTTTGTTAGATGTTTGTTTAGGTATAGGTCTTAGAGTTGTGGGAGACAAATTTGACTTACAAAAAACAATTGTAAGAGTATGAGTTTTTTTCAAAAGTAGTCATGTATCTATCAAAATGATTTATGATGAAATTGTTAAACGTCGCAACGAATGTTCCATACATGACTTTTGCAGGCTGTATATCTTGTTACGAATGTCAGAGTTTTTATTTCCAAGTAGAATGGGTTTAGTTTCTGGTGGGTTGTTTAGGGTTGTGGATGATCTAGGCGAATTGGGTAGGTTTAATTGGGGAGGTTTAGTTTATGACTTTTTGGTTCAGAGTTTGTGTTCAACTTCAATGTGTATAAGGAGGAAAACTAATGCTACATATATCCATGTTCGTGGTTGTGTGTACTTGATGcaggtaatttaaaatatttacttcGTATGTGTTTTGACTTCCCATACAAATTGTGGTTACTGGCATTAATTTGACATTAATTGTGTAGATATGGGCTCTTGAACATTTGTTCTTTTATAAGCGACAAATGCCGAGGATTGGAAATAGATATCCTTGTATCACACATTGGATGGATGTTAGGCTGGGTGACATTGAAATTGCATCTGGACTGCAACAGAATGTGGTGTGTAGagtacattaaatttttttatttaatgtacaatacttagttttatttatttatttatttatttatgttggtATTTGTTGTCTGCCTGAACAGGTTATTGTGGACTTATCTGCGTCCAATGAAGagttgcaaaaagaattctttGTACAAGCATTTGAGATAGTTCGACGTGGATTTACAAGtgacatgtaaaaaaaaaaaggactaTGGTAAAATGAAGGTGAAAGTAGTTGATATGCTTCGCCAAGCAAAGGAACAACAAGTTGTCATCAGCAATTTGGAGAAGGAGTTGAAAGAGTTACAAGAATTTGTAAGTGCACGTGCAAAATCTTTTGTGCGTGATAGTCCTTCTGTAGATGATGACGAACATCTGCAGATGTCTTGCATTGATGATAAAGACGAACTCGATGAGCAAGGCATACTTGAACGGCAAGGCTTACCAGAAGAGCAAGGTCTGCCCGATGAGCAAGGCTTACCCGAAGAGCAACATGTACCTGAACAACAAGACGTACTCGAAGACCAAGATGTACCCCAAGAGCAAGACGTACCCGAAGACCAAGATGGGGGAGAAGAAAAAAGTAACATATTCACCCGAGTGAAGCATAGAGCAAGGAAACGTGTGAAGTCGGTTGTGATGAAATCACCATTGACTAGGTATGGAAGGggaaaaaatgattttgttagTCATAATTGAAAGGGATCGTACATGACGAGTTTAGTACTTAAGTATGTTTATTACGAAGTAGTTGTTAGAAATGATACATGTTTATTTCATTGGGTGTAATGTGGTTAGAGAATTTAAGACATGTATTTAGCAACTGCGTTGTAATTTTAGTAACTCTAATTTGGTTGGActttttgaagttttatttaattttaattgtctTCCATTTATGTGATTGAAgtgaacatattttttaaatttgaatgtaTGGCAGTGTTAACACACATAAACTAAGTTCATAGAAGCTAAGAAGGACGAGTAACCAAAAAATTCACTTAACACATGTAATAAGCATTGTTCAAACATGtgcttataaattataaatacaattttgtaTCCTCAACTATACAATAATAGTCTTCATTGTGCATGTAGCCATGTTTGTAAGATGTGGAAGTTTAAACCATCCTTGAACGTCGGATTCTATCTTCCTTCATCTTATTCAATAACTCCAATTGCTTTGCATCTGAATATATTTTGGATATTGAAATGTGAATTAGAATATTGGATATAggacattttttttaagtatagaCAATTTTTGAAACTGTACCTAGAGTCGGTGGATCGCGTATTACTGGATGAGAACAACGAACTTCCTCATCAGATGGTGGACATATGTCAAATTTGAAAGCCTATAGGCATGAATCAGATGGTGTACAtgtgttaaattttaaaacctATAGGCATGAATATTGTAACAAAAGGCACAATTGTTTGTACTATAGTTATAATGAAAGCCACATACCTTAACAATGTTGTTTATGGTTATATTAAGGTAGAAAGCCATTTTAGCTTGTACgaaaatttttggattgagcgaaaacggggcagtgctgaaggggtccattttagcttgcacgaaaataatttggattgatcgaaaatagggcagtgctgaaggggtTCATTTTAGTTTGCACGAAATTTTTTTGGATTGAGCCAAAACGGGGCAGTGCTaaaggggtccattttagcttgcgCGAAAATAATCtggattgagcgaaaatagGGCAGTGCTGAAGGGGACCATTTTAgcttacacaattttttttggaTTGAGTGAAAATAGTccagtgctgaaggggtccattttagcttacacgaaatattttggattgagcgaaaatagGTCAGTGCTGAAGGGGcccattttagcttgcacgaaaatttttggattgagcgaaaacggggcagtgctgaaggggtccattttagcttgcacgaaatttTTTGGTTTAAGCGAAAATAGTCCAATGCTGAAGGagtccattttagcttgcacgaaaatttttggattgagcgaaaacGAGCAGTGGTtaaggggtccattttagcttgcgcaaaaataatttggattgagcgaaaatagGACAGTGCTaaaggggtccattttagcttgcacgaaattttttggattgagcgaaaatagTTCAGTGAtgaaggggtccattttagcttaCACGAAATTtttttggattgagcgaaaatagGCCAGTGCTGAAGGGGGGTCCATTTGAGCTTGCACGAAAATTTTTGGATGGAATGTTGCTTAAGCATAGTATCATGAAATTTTGTCTTCCTCGCTTTGATCGTAGTTGTTTATGATTTACCCAAAGACTTGGTAAAAAGGTTGCcaaattttgaactttaacTTAATATTGTTAACTTTAAACTTATTTTAGTGTAGCAAAATGGacaaatgtaaatatttataacttttttttgatTGAGTCCAACGAACTAAGAACGAAGTCATACTTAACCACGAACGACCGTTAAATTAACCTTGCACAGTATGTGACACCTGCTAATGGATCCTTTGGGTTTGAATACAAATAAAATCATTTCTGGAAAAACTTGTCATCATAATTACAAATGAtggaaactaattttaagtGTAATTAGAAGGTTTGTTGCATCATATGGTACAACAATATTCGTCTTCAATTCTTAGCATTAAAAAGTTCACACATTGTTCAACTCAATGGAAGTGTATGTAATCCATTATGTTTCTACAGTTATGAATGCTCCTAGGATACACTAAAACATGTAATGAATAACTACACAATTGCAGAACATGCAGATTCACATGCAACGCACTCTCAACCACCATCATTCTGAAGTTCCACGAAAGTTGAACTCCCTCAACAAATTTTCTCGTTTTGCATTACGTGCATCAAGGACCCAATTACAAATCATTTCCTGACGGAATGCTTGAAGCTCGTcctgaaattaattttgaaaatcaattttcagtGCAGAATAAAACTTATAACTTGTACTCTACTAGTGAAGGGAACAAATACATATGTTGTTGTATTCATGCATCGTCTTCCCGTCATAGTCAATCATACCATTCCACGGCTCAATATATTTCAAAACCAATACTCCACAATCATAACTACATACAAGAAAgcacataaaaatatttacatatgaatatgcataaaaataacaaaagtttTCATTTCAATACTAACCCGTTTGGCTGTATAGGAAATTTTTTATTGACTACTTTGATGGGGGGACTATTCACTCCACTGAACTTGTCAAGAATTTTGTACACATGGTCAACTTGCACAGCCTGCACCGTACAATACAAGAAATCAGAAATCAAATACCAAATTCATCGCTTCATTCTTTACTAAACATCATCTTTTACTCTTTACCATGGCTTTATCAATTTTGTTGCATTTTCCCCTTCTATGGCCGAGGGGGTCCAAGACATGCAATTCCCTACTATGAAAATTAAACGCGTAGACCCACCAATGATCATTGTGCACCGTTGGGATGAATACCTAAAAGTGAATAATGTAACTTaattaaacacataaaaaattatGCTCCAAAATCAttatagaaaattatataatacaaacttACAAAATTGCAATATGATAGTGATTCAAATGGAATCAAATCTTTTGCAAACGAACAGTAATCCTTCGTGTCCCACTCTTTCTTTTCCAAAGTTGTTTTCATTTCTTCAATAACACGATCCTTTATGCAACAAAAAATGTAGTGTTATTAATAGAAAGTATACATAtgaaaacaaaaacttaaattCCACAATCCACTCACAGCAAAAAAAGGGTTAAATGAAAAACGTTAGACCCTTCCATTCTTTTGAAGTTGATCAACCATGAACAACCCCGTTGCAAAGAACATCACCTAAAAACAGATTCCCACGAATTAAGTTTTCACTGGGTGTGTACAAGAAGTCTAATGCGGGTCACCACATGTTCGTACTggggtcaccacatactgcaatcctctaagttgagtgaatttATGATCACTGGACACTGCCCTACACTCATGGACTCTCAAAACCTGATATAACACACTTTCTGCCCACATCATGCCCAACTCAACCAACACTAACATGCTCTTCACATTTACATAATAAGTTTGCGCAGGGACTGTGCATGAACTATAATGTGGTCACCACATATTCTTACTAAGGTCATCACATACAACAATGCCctaagttgagtgaatttgtgatcATTCGACACTGCCTTACACTCATGGACTCTAAAATAAGATCTAACGCATTTTCTGCCAACATCATGCCCACCCAAACCAACACCAACATGCACTTCACATTTCCAGAATAAGTTTGCAAAGGGACTGTGCAGGAAGTCTAATgtggtcaccacatattcctactagggtcaccacatacAACAAACCTCTAAAttgagtgaatttgtgatcACTGGACACTGCCCTACACTCATGCTGGATACTGTGATTTCGGTATATAGATGAATAACAACAGCTCAATAGAAAGGATATGGTGCAAACTATGTTTCTTCATATTTATTAGGTTTATTGAATGGATATCCAACTATATATAACCAGGGCCAAAATCACAGGAAAAAAAGTATTGTTGGAAATCATTAACCGTAAAATTGGAAACAAAAAGATCTTATTGTAATATGACATTTTACCCCATAGTCATGTTTGGTTGCATTCTGCTGTCCTGCTTCACAGAAATAACATGTTTTATACATATAGATATGCAAAGTCACACATTCATATTTTTACAATCATGCTATACAAAATTAAGATCATCTCATGGTAATTTCTTAAATATAGATTACAAATTCAGATTCTCATTCCCTTTTGTCAACCACACTTTGTTTTTGAGCATTTTATAACAGTGATTGgttaaaaagtatttgttgcTTAGAACAGTCTATGTCACATCTAGGTAACAAACAATTACAATGACACTGGACTCAAGCTTCAAAGCTTAATGTAATGTTTATTTTGCATCAGGGTATTGACAGCATGGCGCTAGCTTCCACAGATTTTGGAGTTGCAATCGCTTAATGACTTGGGTTTTTCTGAAACATATGTGAGATGTTTGCAGGTATGGTATTAAATTCTACCTGAAAGTGTATGTCAAATGTTGAGTACTATAAAGAAAACCTTTGATTTGCTATGCTTTGTATTTTCTCAACCAATATATTACATGCTACAATGCTTGACAAATTTCGGAGGTTGTCAACAGCATGAAAGACCTAATACATATTTGTGCACAACACAGAGTTGGGGTAATAAGTAATTTGCGTGTAGTTTTTATGATGAGGTTACCCTATCGTGTTCTATTTTCAATTAATGTAGTTGTACGAAGCTGTTTTAATTTGGGCTTTTGGAATTATATTCTTACATTGGACATTGGCCGTGCCTGCAAAGTGTTTCAAACAATTATCCTATACTAACAACAGCCTCAAAGCTTAACAGGCAATAGATGCAGGAAATAGAGCACATGCCAAATGTTCATGGTCTTCCAACTTATACAATCACACTCAATAAGCTTATGGACTCTAAAAATCTTATCTAACGCACTTTCTGCCCACTTCATGCCCACCCCAACCACATATTCctactaaaccctaaaccaacaATTACCAAACATGTTTGTTCAACGATTATACCATACAATTTATATGCTCTAACTTCGTcactgatggagatcaagcaaaagaggacatggaggtcaatcaacaagatcaagaagaggtagaggcacaaatggaggacacccatggaggtcaaagcccacctcaaaggcttacaagaagcatgttcaaagctttaggagctaggggacatttattttctctttttgtaatttctttggttgaaggtgcttagagggaaacattagaaacctcttttgttatagcatcttttaggctttagttaggagctttaggaaggggggtgtattagtagataggtgtaggagtagaataggaggtgccaaagtgaaggaagaggtcacaccttcctcatgccttgtaaaTAGGCGCCGATTCTAGATTGTTTTAGGGGggaaatttgaaattgtttagcttgcattttcagcaccttaggctataaatagaggtgcttcctttgtaaatttcagatttgaattttagagaaaagaaactatactcaaattttgagtgatcattggagagcttttgagccttcttctctagtctcatattgaaggatccatggtgtcctcaagtggtggcagcacactcatctaggagcaaccatccttctagtggcgtgatcatccaaccattcttccatcttcatgagcactctcttctccttcctttcttcttttgttatttccttgtcttagcttgtttccttgttgatttttggttcggcagtttcagCTTATTTtgtgttgcttcggttctttCATTATGCtttgctgttcttcatctttcttcttcattttccagctttttgttcggttcaatttaatttccagcattcaaattcagtttgcttagcttttgtgcctttttgttcggttcaatttgacaataattggatcttctatatgagtttgtgttttggcactagttttggtgagttcttgttcatagaaccttgatccatttctatgaaaaagtgcctagctcttaaccaactcaagatgattcctaagaatgtcaagaatcattctaattgtgctagtggaatcacatcatgtggtatcatgagtttaggtgtgttcttgtttaattgttgagttgtgtagcactttattttcaagagctcttttaatttcttgcaatttaagtttctgttttaggcttattttgagtttacttgctgttttaattcttttgcctatcatatgtttgagtattttcctttttgaatcatgtcaagttttgtcttagtcatgttattccataattgtcattacttctagtagtacttttattgttttttattgtttcttgctttattgtcatatatttttctgaattgatattgatcctttgtgcatttttctttttagaattgagttcatacttgtattctagacctatacaagttccaatacatcattttccattatgtctttgctagttcataattctgttttttattcctattaggattcctctgtttctgaaaaaaagtgcttactgtttttccttattgcaattgatttactcactggaaaattctgaaattctggatttgtgatattcaaagtgttagaaaatagtagaaaaaagaatcattcaaaaattaaaagtacacaaaaaatgataaataaaataaaaaaagtgtacaattctgccgaaaagaataccgtaatctggcagcgattttaaaaaatttatctcaattaattggcttactttttttaattgattccagtgccattattgagttaacatcttgaagtttctgtggtttaaatttcataatccagttcgctctacatcattccagttaaatcagtgaatatcaagcacagtttgcattaaaaaaaataaaataaaatttccagtagctaaatttttgttttcttcatctactctagtgcttttccttaagttttctcttgtgtgcctactttctcattgagttctttattttcttgattgtctttcattctttactctttgagtttgtcttacatatagttttccttttgcaattacctttccttgcttataccttttcttgtttgtctttattgtttcattggttttgtggtggttgcctttgagattggtgtgcttgctttgacatctttcatttgaggatccTAAGGCctaagatcagattggtgcaaggacattatttctttgagagtgacctatttttctgcctcaattcacttcggcatttttgcttcaaacactcactgtttttgctaatttttgtttcttaacttgtttgctgtttttgtgtgtttgctgttttttatttccaaaatggctggattttcaagtgatgcatcatacaagcagaattctccttccaaagcttcaatccttggtgaattacatgaagctcaaagaaccattagacgcttggaggagaaattgcaaaagatggaggtgcaacaagctagaccatctccttcaattcatgatgagcatcatagaccttcaacaagagcttcttccaatgattttggccgtgaagatgagcataggagaaggagaactccaccccaagtccatggacaaagacatcatcaccaaggggaaagaactcactacggcaatggcttctatcatgatgcaaagtctaggcttccttcggtcaagcttccttgttttaatggctctagtggtcctaatgtatatttagattgggaggctaagtgtgaacaaatatttgaaatccatgagatccaagatgagcataagcttaagctagccaccctagagtttagtgattatgccatgaaatggtggcatggaattgtaaagggcattatctatcacaagggtcctcccgtggactcttggaa
Encoded here:
- the LOC137821332 gene encoding uncharacterized protein, with the translated sequence MKTTLEKKEWDTKDYCSFAKDLIPFESLSYCNFVFIPTVHNDHWWVYAFNFHSRELHVLDPLGHRRGKCNKIDKAMAVQVDHVYKILDKFSGVNSPPIKVVNKKFPIQPNGTSFKHSVRK